In Paenibacillus kyungheensis, the following are encoded in one genomic region:
- a CDS encoding Imm7 family immunity protein → MYQYHGWAVLSISVDDESNHIEDSKMLLQVQNYISKMKDNIDIIEVKAINGQYHFLMTGFSNHKIISEYNPINIFRHIGILASGSYGILYVYDDEDLEYFNEFRVYVLTRGDISEKSDTYLSPLIPTVANKSEFEIE, encoded by the coding sequence ATGTATCAATATCATGGTTGGGCAGTACTTTCTATAAGTGTAGATGATGAGAGCAATCATATAGAAGATTCTAAAATGTTACTCCAAGTACAAAATTATATTTCTAAGATGAAAGATAATATTGATATTATTGAGGTTAAAGCTATAAATGGACAGTATCATTTTTTAATGACTGGATTTTCTAATCACAAAATCATAAGTGAATATAATCCTATAAATATTTTTAGACATATAGGTATATTAGCTTCTGGTTCATACGGGATATTATATGTTTATGATGATGAAGATTTAGAATATTTTAACGAGTTTCGAGTGTACGTTCTGACAAGAGGAGACATTTCTGAAAAATCTGATACATATTTATCACCTTTGATTCCAACAGTAGCAAATAAGTCTGAATTCGAGATTGAGTGA
- a CDS encoding Imm32 family immunity protein: MEIKVTIPDYSSINGLQLDWEEDFEIFSSVENDIVKIRANSAGLISLAKHLLILAQAEVPTGSHIHLDELNSLETDSAEIILEKI, translated from the coding sequence GTGGAAATAAAGGTTACGATTCCAGATTATTCGTCTATCAATGGATTGCAATTAGATTGGGAGGAAGATTTTGAGATCTTTTCTAGCGTAGAAAATGATATCGTTAAGATCAGAGCTAATTCAGCAGGTCTAATTTCACTTGCCAAACACTTACTAATCTTAGCCCAAGCAGAAGTGCCAACAGGAAGCCATATTCACTTAGATGAATTGAATTCGTTAGAAACAGACTCAGCAGAAATAATCTTAGAGAAAATATAA